Proteins found in one Mucilaginibacter gracilis genomic segment:
- a CDS encoding DUF4134 family protein encodes MLNKIKSVLATAILFVLASVQAFAQSGVTGLNTATSTLQTYVDPVTNISLVIGGIVGIVGAIRVYSKWKQRRNHPS; translated from the coding sequence ATGCTTAACAAAATCAAATCTGTATTGGCGACAGCTATCCTATTCGTCCTGGCATCGGTACAAGCCTTTGCCCAAAGCGGTGTAACCGGCCTGAACACAGCGACCTCAACCCTGCAAACCTACGTTGATCCCGTAACTAACATTTCCCTGGTCATCGGGGGAATAGTCGGGATCGTCGGCGCTATCCGCGTCTACTCCAAGTGGAAACAGCGCCGAAACCACCCATCATAA
- a CDS encoding toprim domain-containing protein yields the protein MSNYLNASEIREQVSLVGLLTRLGYYPVRASGKEQLYISMLRDSDTNPSLAVNDDLGVWYDHGLGKGGNVIDFSLAYWPNLPFKEVLEKIVAVSNLPLTSQKPDAEPNTRRRHALKVPHYQIEDIKELGNNPAITAYLQQRGVWEAAEGRLKEIYYYVEDEKKQRKQFFAAGWQNEVQGWEVRNKYFKGCLGHKGLTLIPGENDRLAVFEGYINYLSWLTLNPEADSNVLVLNSLALLQAGIKKASDFNEIDLYLDRDKSGEQASLEFIKALPTAIDRSATYQGYGDYNDYLRASIKANQDFAYQQPTEVLFKSAFSR from the coding sequence ATGTCTAATTATTTAAATGCGAGCGAGATCAGGGAACAGGTTTCCTTGGTCGGGCTGCTCACCCGGCTGGGCTATTACCCCGTACGGGCATCCGGAAAGGAACAGCTGTATATCAGCATGTTGCGCGATTCGGATACCAATCCTTCCTTAGCCGTTAATGATGATTTAGGTGTCTGGTACGATCACGGGCTGGGCAAAGGCGGTAACGTTATTGACTTCAGCCTGGCATACTGGCCAAACCTGCCCTTTAAAGAAGTACTGGAAAAGATCGTAGCCGTTTCCAACCTGCCGCTCACCAGCCAAAAGCCGGATGCCGAACCAAACACCAGGCGCAGGCACGCTCTGAAAGTCCCACATTACCAGATCGAGGATATTAAGGAATTAGGCAACAACCCCGCCATTACTGCATACCTGCAACAGCGTGGTGTATGGGAAGCAGCGGAAGGCCGTTTAAAGGAAATCTATTATTATGTAGAGGACGAGAAAAAACAACGCAAACAATTCTTTGCCGCAGGCTGGCAGAACGAGGTGCAAGGTTGGGAAGTCCGCAACAAATATTTCAAAGGATGTTTGGGCCATAAAGGATTGACCCTGATTCCAGGTGAAAATGACCGTCTGGCTGTGTTTGAGGGCTATATCAATTATTTAAGCTGGCTGACTTTAAACCCGGAAGCCGATTCCAATGTGTTAGTGCTGAACTCCCTGGCCTTATTACAGGCCGGCATTAAAAAAGCCAGCGACTTCAATGAAATTGATCTTTATTTAGACAGGGATAAATCCGGCGAGCAGGCATCACTTGAATTTATTAAAGCTTTGCCAACAGCCATTGACCGTTCGGCCACCTACCAAGGCTATGGCGATTACAATGATTATTTGCGCGCCAGTATAAAGGCAAATCAGGACTTCGCTTATCAACAGCCTACCGAGGTTCTTTTCAAATCAGCATTCTCCCGCTGA
- a CDS encoding Crp/Fnr family transcriptional regulator, with protein MKKHHPILNRLYKLYDTYKPQSAATYAYLDEVIGAKFYPEDEILYVPGEIIDQIFFLASGNMVAYNFTDSGDKQVLQIYRENEHVAGQSFTRQIPSTYYLMVCAGSYALHMTRNQLDDVYRKFPETQELGRIRLSMAEEKEVRHKQLLFLPGIQMVETFYKEYPELIEPGKVLRDRDIASYLLLAEGTLRDLRNRLLREGLLKLPAKEGEITLKYG; from the coding sequence ATGAAAAAACATCATCCAATATTAAATCGTCTTTATAAATTGTATGACACTTATAAACCACAAAGCGCAGCTACCTACGCTTATCTCGATGAGGTAATAGGTGCTAAATTTTACCCGGAGGATGAAATTCTCTACGTTCCAGGTGAAATTATTGATCAAATATTCTTCCTGGCCAGCGGTAATATGGTAGCGTATAACTTTACTGATTCCGGCGACAAACAAGTTCTTCAGATTTACCGGGAGAATGAGCACGTCGCCGGGCAAAGTTTTACCCGGCAGATCCCAAGTACTTATTACCTGATGGTTTGTGCAGGATCTTACGCATTGCACATGACCCGAAATCAACTTGACGATGTCTACCGCAAGTTCCCGGAAACCCAGGAACTGGGCCGAATAAGATTAAGTATGGCTGAGGAAAAAGAAGTGCGGCATAAGCAGTTACTATTTTTACCCGGAATACAAATGGTGGAAACATTTTACAAGGAGTACCCGGAACTTATTGAGCCGGGAAAAGTATTGAGGGATCGGGATATAGCTTCTTATTTGTTGCTTGCAGAAGGAACCTTACGGGATTTAAGAAATCGGTTGCTGAGGGAAGGATTACTTAAACTACCGGCTAAAGAAGGAGAAATCACCCTCAAATACGGCTAA
- a CDS encoding DUF4134 family protein — protein sequence MKRLTLLLLVLLYGIVAHAQPGIDEMQQARQDLSNSFFSALDCALVIAAIFGITGAIKIYHNWQAGKPRIDSDVAAWFYAALFMVLMGAFLRAIFGI from the coding sequence ATGAAGAGACTAACCCTATTATTGCTTGTCCTGCTTTACGGCATCGTCGCCCATGCACAGCCCGGCATAGACGAAATGCAGCAGGCCAGGCAGGATCTGTCCAATTCGTTCTTTTCCGCGCTGGACTGTGCCTTAGTGATCGCCGCAATTTTCGGTATTACCGGGGCCATTAAAATATACCATAACTGGCAGGCGGGGAAGCCGCGCATCGATTCCGATGTAGCAGCCTGGTTTTATGCCGCCCTCTTTATGGTGCTCATGGGCGCGTTTCTCCGGGCCATTTTTGGTATTTGA
- the ltrA gene encoding group II intron reverse transcriptase/maturase produces MFNEEMFFTAYQRIYAKEGNMTEGSDGKTIDEMSLDRIKQLIELLRTETYQPQPARRVYIPKKNGKMRPLGIPSFDDKLVQEVVRTMLEAIYEGQFLDCSHGFRPKRSCHTALTKIQKTFTGAKWFIEGDIKGFFDNIDHEVLINILKERISDDRFLRLIRKFLKAGYIEDWTFHNTYSGTPQGGIVSPILANIYLDKLDRYVMEYVKSFDRGLIKRRLSFQRTLDSRKLVVKRKLKVVEDANERLELVKKIKEIDKQKMSIPACDEMDSDYRRLKYVRYADDFLIGVIGSKEDSKRIKEDIKTFLESKLKLELSEEKTLITHTEKPAKFLGYEVTVNKSNLAKRNIDGELVRTYNKKVYLSLNMDTIKKKLFDFEVLEIKRNEGKEVWKARERSKSLHNDDLEILQTYNYTIRGFHNYFAIANNSALLSRFRYIMQYSMYKTFAAKYRSSVPEIARKYVKNGVFTVQYANKNGDVKSQSFYNESFKRRNPATDVQLDANLTVYHSKNSLIDRLKAEKCEICGAEETLEMHHVRKLKDLKGKTHVEKVMRARYRKTIALCKSCHVKTHAGTID; encoded by the coding sequence TTGTTTAACGAAGAAATGTTCTTCACTGCTTATCAACGCATTTATGCGAAAGAAGGCAACATGACGGAAGGTTCCGACGGAAAAACAATAGACGAAATGAGCCTTGACCGTATCAAGCAGTTAATTGAATTGCTAAGGACAGAAACCTATCAACCCCAACCTGCAAGACGGGTGTACATTCCGAAGAAAAACGGAAAAATGCGCCCTTTAGGTATTCCATCTTTTGACGACAAATTAGTGCAAGAGGTAGTGCGAACTATGTTAGAAGCTATTTATGAAGGACAGTTCTTGGACTGTTCACACGGCTTCAGACCTAAGCGTAGCTGCCACACGGCACTAACGAAGATTCAAAAGACATTTACCGGAGCGAAATGGTTCATCGAAGGAGATATTAAAGGCTTCTTCGATAATATCGACCACGAGGTTTTAATAAATATCCTCAAGGAACGAATTTCAGACGACCGTTTCCTACGATTAATAAGGAAATTCCTTAAAGCAGGTTATATCGAAGACTGGACGTTTCACAACACCTACAGCGGCACCCCGCAAGGTGGAATTGTCAGTCCAATTTTGGCAAACATCTATCTGGATAAATTAGACAGGTATGTTATGGAATATGTCAAAAGCTTTGACAGGGGCTTGATTAAAAGACGCCTTAGCTTTCAAAGGACACTTGATAGCAGAAAGCTTGTGGTAAAGCGAAAACTTAAAGTTGTAGAAGACGCTAATGAACGTCTTGAATTAGTTAAAAAAATCAAAGAGATTGATAAGCAAAAGATGTCTATCCCTGCTTGTGATGAAATGGATAGCGATTACCGAAGACTGAAATATGTAAGATATGCGGATGATTTTCTAATTGGTGTGATTGGAAGTAAAGAAGATAGTAAACGAATTAAAGAGGATATCAAAACCTTTCTTGAATCCAAACTAAAACTGGAACTATCCGAAGAAAAGACCCTAATTACGCATACGGAAAAACCCGCCAAATTTCTTGGGTATGAAGTAACGGTAAACAAATCTAATCTTGCAAAGCGAAACATTGATGGAGAATTGGTAAGGACATACAATAAAAAAGTATATCTAAGCCTTAACATGGACACCATTAAAAAGAAACTCTTCGACTTCGAAGTTCTGGAAATCAAACGGAACGAGGGAAAAGAAGTGTGGAAAGCAAGGGAAAGAAGCAAGAGCTTACACAATGATGATTTGGAAATCCTCCAAACTTATAATTATACCATAAGAGGATTTCATAACTACTTTGCTATTGCGAACAATAGCGCACTCCTAAGCCGTTTTAGGTACATAATGCAGTACAGTATGTACAAAACATTTGCTGCAAAATATCGCAGCAGCGTACCTGAAATAGCACGTAAATACGTAAAAAACGGAGTGTTTACAGTTCAATATGCCAATAAAAATGGCGATGTAAAAAGCCAATCATTCTACAACGAGAGTTTTAAAAGAAGAAATCCTGCAACAGATGTGCAATTAGACGCAAATCTCACTGTCTATCATTCCAAAAATAGTTTGATAGACAGGCTTAAAGCCGAAAAATGTGAAATATGCGGAGCAGAGGAAACATTGGAGATGCATCACGTCAGAAAACTCAAAGACCTAAAAGGCAAAACACATGTCGAAAAGGTTATGAGGGCGAGATACAGAAAGACCATTGCCCTTTGCAAAAGTTGTCATGTCAAAACACACGCAGGAACGATAGACTAA
- a CDS encoding relaxase/mobilization nuclease domain-containing protein, translating to MLCRYNQSGYLISRINLYSNMIARILGKSSLFGAVNYNTEKMDQGKGELMLVANFGPLQGLDHLKPEDYKAYLSALAALNKDVAEPQFHATISAEGKSHDKQALTGIAVAWLAEMGYADQPYLIVFHNDTGNNHVHVVSVRVDRNGDTIKDSYEHSRSVRFINKVMGVDEKHGTKAAIDKALSYSFSTKAQFMMILESQGYVLREAGQVLEVIKFGKKQDEIPLALVAEKLKSYLPDTGRQAQLKAILHKYAAIYDTELKPLTTPLPGGFNKATGRYTSELAAYLRAKMGIQLQFHAGEGKAPYGYTLIDHAAKTVWKGGEIMPLKELLALNGRETFTKQEPEVQNPVAVEAEVQEAGPETTDFYSALLKAALHNYPDLGQGLLHQGLEIGGTEEDPLLIDPPANTAIPVGQLLSGDDLDDFREQYHHHVYVPGIYIADDVDDQQIHGMRRRRQKKARTNTR from the coding sequence TTGTTATGCCGATATAACCAGTCAGGCTATTTAATATCCCGTATCAATTTATACAGTAACATGATCGCAAGAATTTTGGGTAAATCATCCCTGTTCGGTGCGGTTAACTACAACACCGAAAAAATGGATCAGGGTAAAGGTGAGTTGATGCTGGTTGCAAACTTCGGCCCCTTACAGGGACTTGATCATTTAAAGCCGGAAGACTACAAGGCTTACCTGTCTGCGCTCGCAGCACTGAACAAGGATGTCGCGGAGCCGCAGTTCCACGCCACGATCTCCGCAGAGGGCAAAAGTCACGATAAACAGGCACTGACCGGCATCGCCGTAGCCTGGTTAGCCGAGATGGGTTATGCCGACCAACCTTATCTGATCGTCTTCCACAATGACACCGGTAACAATCATGTTCATGTGGTTTCGGTACGGGTAGACCGCAACGGCGACACCATTAAAGACAGCTATGAACACAGCCGCTCGGTGCGTTTTATCAATAAGGTCATGGGCGTGGATGAAAAGCACGGCACCAAAGCCGCAATTGATAAAGCATTAAGCTATTCCTTTTCGACCAAAGCGCAGTTCATGATGATCCTGGAAAGCCAGGGCTATGTATTGCGCGAGGCCGGACAGGTTTTGGAAGTTATCAAATTCGGGAAGAAGCAGGACGAAATTCCGCTGGCCCTGGTAGCCGAAAAATTAAAATCATACCTGCCAGACACCGGCAGGCAGGCCCAGCTTAAAGCAATACTGCATAAATACGCCGCGATCTATGATACAGAGTTAAAACCGCTGACCACGCCATTACCCGGCGGCTTTAATAAGGCGACAGGCCGGTACACCTCGGAGCTGGCAGCTTATCTCAGGGCCAAAATGGGAATACAATTGCAATTCCACGCGGGTGAAGGCAAAGCACCCTATGGTTATACGCTGATCGACCATGCGGCTAAAACAGTATGGAAAGGCGGCGAGATCATGCCGCTCAAAGAGCTGCTGGCCCTGAATGGACGCGAAACATTTACTAAGCAGGAACCTGAAGTGCAAAATCCTGTGGCGGTGGAAGCGGAAGTACAGGAGGCCGGGCCAGAAACTACAGATTTTTATAGTGCCCTGCTAAAAGCCGCGCTTCATAATTATCCCGACCTCGGACAGGGCTTGCTACACCAGGGATTGGAGATCGGCGGCACGGAAGAAGATCCCCTGTTAATAGACCCGCCAGCAAATACCGCCATCCCGGTAGGCCAGTTGCTCTCAGGCGATGACCTTGACGATTTCAGGGAGCAATATCACCACCATGTTTATGTTCCGGGTATTTACATCGCGGACGATGTGGACGACCAGCAAATTCATGGGATGCGAAGGCGGCGGCAAAAGAAAGCAAGAACCAATACCCGCTGA
- a CDS encoding plasmid mobilization protein, whose protein sequence is MKREKGQPKLRGRPQKDSGKRAKKIDTRFTEEEYQLILDLEKELGISKTDLIRLRVLENARNVVVNAAALIGSLDIIGAELGRSGNNINQLARYANTLKKRGILSAVVIERFNLLFETYNRQHKEIIIVLRQVIRQMGK, encoded by the coding sequence ATGAAAAGAGAAAAAGGCCAGCCCAAACTCAGGGGCCGCCCCCAAAAGGATAGCGGCAAGCGCGCTAAAAAGATAGATACCCGATTTACCGAGGAAGAATATCAGCTCATTCTTGATCTGGAAAAAGAGTTAGGTATTTCTAAAACCGACCTGATCAGGCTGCGAGTTTTGGAAAACGCCCGGAATGTCGTAGTCAACGCGGCTGCGCTTATCGGCAGCCTGGACATCATCGGAGCGGAATTAGGCAGGTCAGGTAATAATATCAATCAACTGGCGCGCTATGCCAATACCCTTAAGAAGCGGGGCATTTTGTCGGCGGTCGTCATTGAGCGGTTTAACCTGCTTTTTGAAACTTATAACCGCCAGCACAAAGAAATCATCATTGTCCTGCGCCAGGTCATCCGGCAGATGGGCAAGTAA
- a CDS encoding ParA family protein has product MVILIGNQKGGAGKSTLTLLLANFLTLVKQRNVLVIDMDHQQSVAQKYEKSKITDNVPPYEVMAADLADYPSMHELLNATSTNQVVLIDLPGKLDDDGLIKIFQSAHWVICPFAYDELSFESTIFFSVVLQKLNPRAMITYIPNRVKANVRYELRRDVDEQLANFGQVTEPLPDRIDFQRITTLHTPQSLDPVVGPVFEQLYHDYIQPL; this is encoded by the coding sequence ATGGTCATACTCATCGGCAACCAGAAAGGTGGCGCAGGAAAAAGTACGCTCACTTTGTTACTGGCTAATTTTTTAACGCTGGTTAAACAGCGCAATGTACTGGTGATAGATATGGATCACCAGCAATCCGTGGCGCAGAAATATGAAAAGTCCAAAATAACGGATAACGTCCCGCCCTACGAGGTTATGGCCGCCGACCTGGCCGATTACCCATCCATGCACGAGTTGCTGAACGCTACCTCAACAAACCAGGTCGTCCTGATCGACCTGCCCGGCAAGCTGGATGATGACGGACTGATCAAAATATTCCAGTCGGCGCATTGGGTGATCTGTCCTTTCGCGTATGATGAACTGAGCTTTGAATCCACGATATTTTTTTCAGTAGTACTGCAAAAGCTTAATCCCAGGGCGATGATCACCTATATACCTAACCGGGTCAAAGCCAACGTCCGCTATGAACTCCGGCGTGACGTAGACGAGCAGTTAGCCAATTTCGGGCAAGTTACCGAACCCTTGCCCGACCGGATTGACTTTCAACGGATCACCACTTTGCACACACCCCAATCCTTAGATCCCGTGGTGGGGCCTGTATTTGAACAGCTTTACCACGACTATATCCAACCCCTATGA